A genomic window from Cucumis melo cultivar AY chromosome 8, USDA_Cmelo_AY_1.0, whole genome shotgun sequence includes:
- the LOC103503181 gene encoding serine/threonine-protein kinase SRK2H-like codes for MEKYQIIKDLGAGSFGVAKLCRHEETKELVAIKFIERGPQVDENVEREIINHRSLRHPNVIRFKEVILTTTHLGMVMEYAAGGELFERIYCGGRFSEDEARYFFQQLICGVHYFHSLQICHRDLKLDNILLDGSIAPRLKICDFGFSKSSMLYSIPHINVGSTTYAAPDDVPKEQHNGKLYPLHSTPKTAVGSPTYSAPEVLVGGQYDGKVADVWSCGVALYIMLVGAYPFDDPNDSKNFQKTIKRIMAVQYKIPDYARLSQDCRQLLARIFVRNFSKRISLKEIRCHPWFLKNLPRELTETGQAFYYKSGNPAFSRQSVEEIMKIVGEARKPLSPSSTTIEEEEEEEEEEEEEEEEEEEEEEEEEEEEDEEEEEEVELDIDGVVKGRNHKNCVAEATLLETSSLLCQEKNFKTLRT; via the exons ATGGAGAAGTACCAAATTATTAAGGATTTGGGAGCTGGAAGTTTTGGTGTTGCAAAACTTTGTCGGCATGAAGAGACCAAAGAGCTTGTAGCCATCAAGTTCATAGAACGTGGTCCGCAG GTCGATGAGAATGTGGAAAGAGAGATTATAAACCATCGATCCCTTCGACATCCAAATGTCATTCGTTTCAAGGAG GTCATTTTAACCACGACCCACTTGGGTATGGTGATGGAATATGCTGCTGGGGGAGAACTTTTCGAAAGAATTTACTGTGGTGGTCGTTTTTCAGAAGATGAG GCGAGATATTTCTTCCAGCAGCTGATTTGTGGAGTCCATTATTTTCATTCATTG CAAATATGTCATAGAGATTTAAAACTAGACAATATCCTTTTAGATGGATCTATAGCCCCACGCTTGAAGATCTGTGATTTTGGTTTCTCCAAG TCATCCATGTTGTATTCAATACCACATATAAATGTTGGTTCAACAACATACGCAGCACCAGATGATGTACCAAAAGAGCAACATAATGGAAAA TTATACCCGTTGCATTCAACGCCAAAGACAGCCGTTGGTTCTCCAACATATTCAGCACCAGAGGTTCTAGTTGGAGGACAATATGATGGAAAG GTTGCAGATGTATGGTCATGTGGAGTTGCTCTCTATATTATGTTGGTTGGTGCATACCCTTTTGACGACCCCAATGATTCTAAAAACTTCCAAAAAACTATTAAG CGAATAATGGCTGTACAGTATAAAATTCCAGATTATGCTCGTTTATCTCAAGATTGTCGACAACTACTCGCTCGCATCTTTGTTCGTAATTTCTCTAAG AGAATTTCGCTGAAAGAGATTAGGTGTCATCCATGGTTCTTAAAGAACTTGCCAAGGGAACTGACAGAAACAGGCCAAGCCTTCTATTACAAGTCGGGAAATCCAGCCTTCTCTAGACAGAGTGTGGAAGAAATCATGAAGATCGTGGGTGAGGCGAGAAAGCCACTATCCCCATCATCGACAACcatcgaagaagaagaagaggaagaagaggaagaggaggaagaggaagaggaagaggaagaggaagaggaagaggaagaggaagaggaagacgaagaggaggaggaagaa GTTGAACTTGATATAGATGGGGTTGTCAAAGGAAGAAATCACAAAAACTGTGTTGCAGAGGCTACATTGTTGGAGACTTCGAGCTTGCTATGTCAAgagaaaaatttcaaaactcTTAGAACTTAA